One Helicoverpa zea isolate HzStark_Cry1AcR chromosome 30, ilHelZeax1.1, whole genome shotgun sequence genomic window, attatatacatGCAGAGTGTGTCGtacccatagacataatattagtaaacaggactgcgcacctttacccaaaaaacgagccgagtgaaacagttagtaccgaggccgtctgtccctttctaatagggtgactatgagattaagctatgtgagacaaatccgaatttgctaagattattaaacacagattggtattgaaattttaacttacgcagtttgtgaccttaaattactaatataggcttttaataattagcgggaattagcagtataaaagcagggagattcgaagtgaagactgttttttttttttttttgcttaacatatagactgctgagccgtttatgtcgcctttcttcattttttgggtagctataacaatagtacaacagttttaatatccatcacccatattttgactcattacaagaattcatgggcaccttagttgtttgatttactaaaatgttattattagctaacctgtggaacgatatattacaaccaccataggattcagttttacaagtataaacgcaacactttttcaccattttaatagtttaaattgatttaatacaaaaaatataaataaaattttaaatgctgattacgcgccaagaatgttcagggttaccgctagaaaataaaaaaagcaaaataaaaatgtatgttgtttatgttttaagaataaatacgaataaattaatgcgattgttattaatttgttaacttataattgttaaaataagataaaaatataagtgattcaattgtttttttgggaagacaaaactgttgatcacatttttttatgctggcaaggtgttagaaagagacaaacggcctccgttctaactatccctctcggctcggatttgcctctgtgtattatgcaactaatttagtaccttattgcgttagaatagagttcattttcgtaaatatatattttgagcgtgcgcaatcttgtttagtatattacatctatggtcgtacctaatcacattaaattaaatacgttaatatatgtcgattagcacaaagaaaaaaaaattataaaaaaaaaatattttttcaaacaaagtaaatagaacaTAAATGTGCGAGAATTGGAACACCATATTATGGTCCAGTATTACAAACAAATTCtctcttgaaaactgacagctgtcaactggtcaaaacattcgatactcctaactttatctctgctttacacatgatgttgtaaataaaattatgaaaccgaaaaatgactcctgtgggtAAACCACTGGTGTAGGttacttttttagggttccgtacccaaagggtaaaacgggaccctattgttttcgctgttctgtccgtccgtctgtcgccAGGCTGTGTCTCATGAACtatgatagttagagagttgacatTTCcagagatgatgtatttctgttgccgctataacaacaaatactgaaaactaaaataaaataaatatttaggggggctcccatacaacaaacgtgtttgtttttgctaattttaaataatggtacagaaaccttcgtgcgcgagtccaactcgcacttggatggtttttttttaatcatatagAATagcataaagtatatgtgatagggtttaatgtgattaggtacgacaaaCCCGATATACAAAAGGagaagagctcgtggctaactAACAGCCGTATGGGTGGATCGATCGTAAGGTCTTAaaatcttgtcatgacgagttcatccgtgtttcggaagacatGATAAATTGGTGGCTCCCGGTTGtcattggcaatcgttacgagtagccaggggcccgattctcctaagttaataacgtcaaaattgaatcgcaatagcagttttaaccatatcgggcattctgctactaagtaataagaccaatcgtattccaaagacattcgattggtttgcgattggtctgccattttggtgattttggtctctatacgatagtttgctctacaatcatattgcaattgtttgcagacaaaattattcattattaagtgacagaaaaggataaaaacgtttatttcaaagaaaaaatagcggaatgccacatacgcttcaatcgtaattgagtcgtgattggatctcagtcgaatgtgaatcgtatgtcgcttaagtaaaatagcaGAATCGTGCCCCAGAAGTTTCAATTGACCACGGCGGCTCTTTCTAAGGAGATAAgacagctgcgcaggacataagtGCACAAGTCAATAGGTGCACtcgctattccttcactctcgatGTCAGAACATTAACGAACTCCGTAAACCCGTGCACAAAAAATGACACTTTGTCTCGTGATGTACTCGCtttagcaaacagtaacacattgcgcgcgaacattactaacatgtccgcgacactgcaaccaccgcgcgaacacatgctagctgtgaAGTCGCGTTGACGTGTATATTTTTTGTCCgcgataaaattttaatgtaggaggcattttagtttattttcgtTATTCTCATTCGTCGAATAtgtattatttctaatttaatatgcatttattgaaaacaatttgtTATCACAAAAGTTCCTGCGTaacataattgtaataaaatataatttagcaaATATAGCACTTcagtaaaaaaaagttttaataatctTAAGTTTAATACTTTTGTATCAATTCCGAAACCGAaggtaaaaaatacatactacACTACCACAGTGTAGACAACTCTCAATAAGGGTATATTCACATGGACTTTCTGTACCTACCTGAATCTGTAGGTCTCTGGCGTGGTAGCTTCTTCACCCTCAGGTGGCAAAGGCTCGTGAGTCTCCCCGGCCGTCGACGCAGCTGTCACctgtcaaaaaatacaaaatgtcaGTATAACCTAAAATTAGCTTTTgccagcgatttcacccgcatgtccatgaacccggataaaaagtagcctatcgtcttcctcgataaatgtgctatctattactgaaagaatttttcaaatcggaccagaatTTCCCGAGATttgtgcgttcaaacaaacaaattcaactttataatattactagcttccgcccgcggcttcgcccgcatggtgtcTCGATAAAAAGTATCCTTTCTTTCTAGTGTAGGCAATACAAGAATATGTatacaaagtttcatgatgatcgGTTGAGTAGTTTTTGGGTTTAGGTCTCGGGtccgattcccgagtcgggtcGAAAGTTTCtaaagcccccagtacacgttggcctgtgttgggccaagctttgcaatgcacaaatgtaggccacgattaaatggtgtttacacattggcacatggctcattgctgcccggcaaaccacttgcgatggacgtcgaggtAGTTACGGCTACGGCCGTTTAAttgtatactacactactatatttatactatactgtactactatatttatattatactacactactatatttactactttatttattgttatacgcaacacaaaagtgtactatcctcagcggccggtgacgagctaaacattggccgaatgtgtaaacaccacacgccaagctgggccacgattcctttgatgtgtgcccaaaaaaccgacaactcgccgaatgcgcaccaaccttgacaaatgtccgccaacctgcaccaataccccgtgtacacattggtgatggcgtgtattggccgcacttgggccaacgtgtactggggccttaaaATCCACAAAGTGATTTTACGATATTAGATTTAGcgaaaaaaaagtcgtggtggcctagtaggcaaagaaccaacctctcgagtgtgagggcgcgggttcgattccaggtcaggcaagtaccaatgcaacttttttaagtttgtatgtactttctaagtatatcttagacaccggtgactgtgtttcgaatggcacgttaaactataggtcccggctgtcattgaacatccttggaaGTCGTCACGGGtcgtcaaaagccagtaagtctgacaccagtctaaccaaggggtatcaggttgcccgggtaactaggttgaggaggtcagataggtagtcgctacttgtaaagcactggtacctactcagctgaatccggttagactggaagccgaccccaacatttttaaatttcccgggaatcgaacccgagacctcggcGTACTCCGTAGCCACGCTTGCGACAGCCAGACCAACGAAGTAGTCAATGTCTGATGATGATAAAGAGTTGAACCTCGTTTTTAGAAAGTCGGTTTATAATGTACAAACCTCATGAGTTTGCGGGTGTTCAGTAGTGGTGCCTTTATCAAACTTTTCAGGGTCTCCTCCGTTGGGTAGCTTGGTGGACTTCGGCTGCGGTTCCACCACGGGACCCATGTTGGTAATGATGGCGTGAATCAGTTGGCTGGTGAGAAAAAATTACGAAATACCTACTATAGTGGGTTTTATTATAATGACGTCCAAGGCCAGTTTTGGTCAAGGCAGCTGCTCTAATATAAGCAGATCAGCTAACTGTTCCAaagttatcatcatcctccgagcctatttcccaactatgttggggtcggcttccagtctaaccggatgtagctaattaccagtgctttacaaggagcgactgcccaatctgaccccctcaacccgaATGGTTAGAATGATGTcagtcttactggcttctgactacacgaAACTGCCCCAAAGTAAGCCTAGCAATAAAGTTCCTCGTCCCCCTAACACCTGCATTTCAGCGACGCTAGTTTCTTACGAGATTTTGTATTTCAGAGAGCAAGTAAATGTCGGTTCTGCGCCTgttctctctccggtggtgtcggtttgccgtcccatcgcgctatgagagtgaagtaatagtgagtgcacctgtgtctgcgcaaatgcttgtgcactataatatgtcctgcgcagctggcttgtctccttaaatgagaacagccgccgtggccgatataTAATCAGGTAATGAGGAGGAACTTACCCAGCGAACTCATAACCAACATCTCTGAAACTGTTTCTCTCTTGAGTCGTGAGAAGAGCGTTGAACGCCTTATAATTGTCCAGGGTCTTTACATCCTTCATATGCTGCAAATCTTCCTCTCCTCCTTCTACAGGGTCCCCTGGTTCAGGGTCTGTTGGATCGGGCTCTCCGGGGTCT contains:
- the LOC124644386 gene encoding uncharacterized protein LOC124644386 is translated as MTGGGRKYDVESEAMKLYGEDFKSVLRRFRRTPDYLKILTDKMDDLKVYVREMSAQVLNYIHSKMVQRVNDLVGVTRPFEDATSPAPGANMYYHSYNRRQEAEGEAGEGGDPGEPDPTDPEPGDPVEGGEEDLQHMKDVKTLDNYKAFNALLTTQERNSFRDVGYEFAGQLIHAIITNMGPVVEPQPKSTKLPNGGDPEKFDKGTTTEHPQTHEVTAASTAGETHEPLPPEGEEATTPETYRFR